Sequence from the Acropora muricata isolate sample 2 chromosome 10, ASM3666990v1, whole genome shotgun sequence genome:
CGTGCGGGTAGGTGCATGTGTCAATAATGGCCATTTAGTTAAATCAGgaaaactaattaaaaatgagcgtgctgcacgtgcggcacgctttttagAACAAATCTGTGCAGTCTTCTTCCAAACAACAAATTAGGGCATCTAAACAACTTTAATTTGCATCTTTAATTTTGCTATACTAAATCAGCGGCGCACAGAGTAGCGTTCTTCGCCAACTATAAATAAATAGCCACAactgcgcaaatgtttattttcagatgacaATTTCTTAATCTTAGCTTTGCCGTCAAGCAAAAAAACAGGCTGCAATAATTTGCTAAcagctttcaaatttgatttttttgtgatCTTGTAAAAAGAAAGGGACTGACGTCAAGTTGATAGCTATTCAAGTTCAGAAACACATTTTAAGTAGCATTGTTGATAGAGGTTGCTTGAAGTTCTTTTCTCTGATCCAGATCAAAAGAGCTAAAGCTATTTTTTGACTGCACTAAACGTACTTCTcaattgattgaaaaagatcatctgggtgactggactCTTGACTGAAGACCGTTGTTAGTAAAATTAGTTGTCGCTAACAACTATCCTTCTCAGGCCTTCAATCAGCCAGATGATCTTTcgcaatcaaggtatgttactcctgggttcaaaccatttttcttATGTACTTCTTTTGGAAAGTTGACTCtataattatgcaaaacttgagcgacattttgctatttttttggCAGCAAGATAGCCGTCTTCTCACATGAGTGCAatcaggcccgtagcaggggaAGAGGCAgcataaattttcacatttgaattaaattccgctacaaaagtagaattttgcttactaatggacagctgtcaataGAAGCTATAGTTTCCgtcgatcatagtaagattatatactgttgttcttctgtgcaatttgaaattttgTAAAGGAAAGAAATcatatttttgctctgccaaaaacaaccaacagcttTTAAAtgatctgcttatttttcatcaaaatagacagaagcaaaatggatcgaaatgcaccaatgacaatccctgaacttggcctcttggactttattggtttactaagaggtccgccagtgtaaaatgtactactgtactagagtaaaacttaggcttttccgcaTTTATGTTGAATGTCTTACAATGTCTTGACAAGAGCCgacgaaaaagaaatccaaacgaaatGACGGACTATTTTGTGGGTACAGCGAATGCatatgcgtggatgtcatgtattttgtgtcagtatgcaccagcgcgtaccatatggaacaGCGCAAGAGCACAACacttataatggctctgaaccagaaataaaaatgtttctgcaagagcacaTGCTCAATCGTTAAAACTGAAGTTCTctccatattcgtggagaaaatatccacatacgGTCGACTAAATACAAGACGGCGCTGATTTCATTTcctggggcgagtttcttcaacaagtggataaaCATGgctgtgacgaagggctaacgatcgaaatgtcagctttttaaatctttcacggtctttcattcaacctttatcaactcgtttgataaaatcaaatttttgttttgatctctcccaccgacgcagcaccacagtttctttacaaactagaaatgcaatgagaaagacgcctgtttcagggttccccagagctcttctctccctcagtcatgcgcgaaagagaagagctctgggttCGAGATTGGGTAAAAACCTTGCTGAAAGATTGGACTGATACCTCACTGATTTGGTCTTTTTTGGGCTCGGATCTTACAGGGCAAAACTGCAGAGATTCAGACCATTGAGGATACTAAATTACCCAGGAAGGAAAAGCACCAGTCAGGCACGAATTTGGAGAACAGGACACCCACCAATTTCCTGAAACTCCCAAAGACCATTACAAACGAATCTACTTTAACGCGATAGATACTGTAACGCAATGTGCCGCCACGAGATTTGAGCAAGAAGACTtaaaaatctttatttttgGCAGTGAGTGATTTGACACTGAGCTAGCCGAAGTGGTGAAAATGTACAGCGGatatttggattttttttaagttaaaagGACAACTTTTGCTTTTGGCAGAGACAGCAGAGTCAATGGGATTTGACACTTAAGAATTTGACGTCAATGATTTGGCAACCTTGAGGCAGTACCTTAATTTGTTTTCAGCTTGCGTCATCAGTATCATCGAATATGAGCTTTGGCTAACCTTTGCATTAAGTGCGTTAATGTAGAAAACGGCAATGATAATGTAGAAAACGACATGCAATAATTTCCGTTCTTAAAACGGAGAAAGTTTatatgttatttttattattgctgtATTATTAATCGTAGATAATTATCGTGCATCTGCATGAAGCTCTTAAAtcacatttaaaacaaaaaacaaaagacgaAAGGACTGCAGTTAAATTGGAAATGATCGTTTCCCAAATTTCCAATTTATCGGTCGgatcaataaaaaaatttgctgTTTAGATTAACTTTTATTAGTTTGGCAGATGAAAGGATGTCAAAACTAGTCTCTAATGAAGACACGAATTCACTGAGAAGTAATACCAAATGCAACCACGACTGGCTAAACAtatttatttaagtttttaTAATGAGAATTGTCTTTCTAAAATTAGAAATTGTCAAATTTACACTTGCAATTAGTACCTAGATGACATTCATATCCAAGAAGCAAGTATTTGACGGAGCTCACTTTCAATAATACGCTTCACCGGTACGTGCAGCAGTTTTGGCCCTTGCTTTAAAGAGGCTGTGCAGGAAAAGCCCTGAACCATTAAAACTGACTTTGGAGTCCCTTTGGATAAAGCTGGTATgtaatgaaatatttttctattcGTTAAATGTCCACCTATTTCATCTTTGTCATGATTAAGAGATATTGAAGCCACTGAGTTAACTGCTATGCGATATTAACTAGCAATTCAATCCGCAATAAACACCTTTCCTTCGTTGCTCTAAAGTTAGATTTTActggaccaaaaaaaaaaaaaaaagaacacaactGTTGCTAAAGGTCGAATTTCCTctctaaaaagattgaaaaaaatcGGACGTGACCACAATTCATTATATACTTCCTTCGCCAGAACAATTTCTTATCTCGGTGTATCATCCACCATCAAATCGTTTGCCGTAAAGGAATGATTCTGGCTATTGCGGCTAAAGCCACAATCATTCCTTGTTCCACTCCCCGGACCCACCGATCCAGCACCATACAATTTTGTTTAACAAACTAATCTCTTCATGAAGAAGTTTTGCTCTTCAGATATCTCGGGTAAACTCCGGCGGGTTACAATTAAAGCGAGCACATATTCTAAACTACGCAACACTGAAACCTGTAACTTTCCAATCACTATTCAGGGTAAGTTTCGCCACTGAACAACCATGGGAGACCTGTGGTAGAGAGCAAGGGACTTGCATCTTCGCCTTTTTATTGATGTAAACTGTATGGCGGATAATCACTTGCCATAGGACATCTAATAAGCTTGCTGTCTACCGTGCAGCACTCACTGAATTTAAATTTCATATTTTCCAGCTCATCTTTAAGGATTTGGTCTAAATATATAATGATGGACTTTTACGAGTGGAATCCCTTCTGGGCGACTTGCTTTAGCGTAATGGCTTTTCTTATCATCGTTGGAAATTCCCTCACAATCGCAACACTTCTGAGGAAAAACTTTCGCAAGCGTCCACAGTTCTTGTTGATCAGTTTAGCCTTTGCTGATCTCTTGGTTGGATGCGCGACTGTATTGTATGTCATTGTTCAGTTCGGCTTTATCGCGCTGTGGTTTGTTCTTGATATATTTGATATGTTCGCGGGTTTTTCTTCCATCTTCCACTTGGCTGTCATTTCTCTTGAAAGACTTCACGCAACTGTTCGGCCATTTCGTCATCGACAGCTTAGTTTGAAACCGTACtgggttgccatagcaacacCATGGGTTCTTTCCTCGTCCGTTGCAACCCTCATGCTGACACGGTTTCGCGGGATGCTACGTGGAGTGCCTCtcattattgttataatttgcTTAACAACTCCGTTGCTTATAACATGTTTTTCCTACCTGGCAAtttggagaaagagaagaaTAAGTCCCGAAAATGTGAGAAGCTTTCGACAAAATCAAGAAGCAAGATTTTCAAAGAGCATTTTCCTAGTAACGGTAGCATCTTTCATGACATGGATACCCTTCTTGTTTTTTAACATCATGGCAACGTTGCATCTCATTCCTGAATCTGCTGGTTTCTGTATCAAGTTACTTCAATTTAGTAACTCTGTTGTCAACTTTGTTATCTACATTGTTAGGTTTCCAAGTTacagaaaagctttgttttctttatgtcgGTTTTCAGGATTTTAGTGGATCCTGTAAAGCGCCAATCAGTCCGAAACTTAAATCTTTCCAAAGCATTCCGCTCCTCCGGGCATTTGAACTTGTAATTGTTGGAATATTTTACTTGATTCTCGCCCGGCGGGTTAAAAGTgatgagtttgttggttctctactaggttctgagaggtttttccccgggttctctggttttcccctttcaccaaaagccaacatttgatttgatgtgttgtgattcagtttggtAAAACCAcggtgctcggctaaatccataAAGTCatgatgatattattattattatttgcagtaTCAAAACTTACAGATGCAAAACACCGACGGCATGTATAGGGCGTCAAGCGTAACCTAAGTATACAACCTAAAAGGAAGTTaacctaataaaaaaaaaacaaaatatctaacTAGATGATcctataaaataattattttcagaaATGTTCAAAAAAGAATACTATATATACAATATGTTAAAAGTAATTATAAAAGGTTCACTATTCATTATCAAAAATAAGATATCCAAACTTATAAAACAGTTGCTTTAAAATAACGGGCTATATGAAGCGAGTATGAAATGGTGCCTTTCTACATCTTCTCTAAAACGCACTTTGATCGGGTACCAGCAAGCTTCTTCATAGTTTCTTCTCCATCCACACAGCCTACAACTTACGTCTCCCTGGGTTGTTCTGGTCTTCTGTGTTGTATACACTTTGCTTGGTAAGAGTTGTTCATAGAGTTCGATCATACCTGTGACCGTATAAGTGGGTTCTTTCATCCATGCAAAGCTCGCATCGTGACTAAGTTCTTCATCTTTCCAACGCGATGTGAAAAACCGCCCATGCCAATTCTCTGCTTTTACCGTCTCCTGTAGCTTATCTATCAATACGTGCCTCAAGAATTTTTGATCTTCGTTCCCTCAACTTCTACCTCTGGTTTTCTACCTGAGGTTAATGAAGGATTCGGATACCTAAGAGATAAACTTATCTCCAGCTCCTCTGCATATTTGTGTGCTTCAGTTAGTAGTGAAGAATGGCTTTTCTCCACTGCTCTCTCCTCAAACATCTGAACAGTTCTCATCGTCGGGTCTACATTCTGATAGAGCTTTACAGCAGCTTTGATCTTTGTAAGCTTGTATTCTTGTTCAACGAATCTCAGGCCACCCCCTCCTAGGTGTCTGGGTAGATACATAACGGCTGTCGAGCTCAGTGGATGTTTCCCTccgtaataattattattataattattattaatggttaaatgaggaaaactGAAGTAAACGTGCTttacgtgcggcacgcattttagaacaattccgtgccgtCTTCATTAAAACAACAAGCTGAAATTACCACACTTGCGTACAACCTTATATTTTTAATTCCCCAATATTCAAATCAGCGGCGCGCACAAGATTAGTCCAGTAGTAGCGTACTTCGCCAAAATTGTAGAACAAGATGGCATAAACGCAAAATAGCCACAactgcgcaaatgtttatttttgggtgacattttcctttgttattGCTAGAAATGCCTTTTAACGAAAAATAACAACTGATGAACTTGACTCCTGGCCACACACATGACGCAAGCGAAAAAACAGGCGGCAATATGTAATAGCAAATCAGTAGCTTTCGAATTTAAATTAGTAACTTGACATCATTTCCCAGCAAGAAGTAATTGACAAAGCAATGTCAATATTGTTTTCCGCAGGTTTACACTGCGCGTACTTAATCTTCActtgcatttttcttctttaattaAGCTTCTTTTCTTGAGGCTGTGTAACAGAAGCCTTGAACCGTCACAGTTGACTTTGGAGCCTTTTAAGATAAAACTGGTATGTTTTAAAATACTTGTCTATTGGTTAAATGCCCATCTAgctatttcattaattttgattaaCAGACATTTAAGCCAGTTAACTACTTACTTGATAGTAACTAGCAATTTAATCCTCAATAAGGACCTTAAATTTCCTTCGTTTCTCCAAAGTTCGAAAAAAAGAGGTCGAATTCATCCAGaaaaaggaatgaaaaacaGGCGTTGCTATAACACACGTTGTGTAGACTTCTGCGTTCGTCATTCGTAAGGTGTCCCCGCGATAATTTTTTCGAGTGAGCCACATCGCTATTACATTCAGCTTAGCAATTTCGCTACTCACAACATGTTTTCATGCACGGGACTTGCATCTCCGTCTTTTTATTGAGGTAAATATGACAAATAATCACTTGCCATAGAATATCTATTAAACTTGCTGTCTGGCGTGCAACACTCActaaattcaaatttcaaattttcagctCATCTTTATCTAAATATGGATTTCAACGAGTGGAATCCCTTCTGGGCGACTTGCTTTAGCGTTATGGCTTTTCTTATCATCGTTGGAAATTCCCTCACAATCGCAGCACTTCTGACGAAAACGTTTCGCAAGCCTCCACAGTTCTTGTTGATCAGTTTAGCCTTTGCTGATCTCTTGGTTGGGTGCGCGACTACATTGTATGTATTGTATGAGTGCGGCTTTTTCGCGCTGtggtttgtttttgaaatatttgataTGTTTGCGGGTCTTTCTTCAATCTTCCACTTGGCTGTCATTTCTCTTGAAAGACTTCACGCAACACTTCGGCCATTTCGTCATCGACAGCTTAGTTCGAAAGCCTACtgggttgccatagcaacacCATGGGTTCTTTCCTCGTCCGTTTCAACCCTCATGAAGACACGGTTTCGCGGGATGCTACATGGAGTGCCTCtcattattgttataatttgcTTAACAACTTCGTTGCTCATAACGTGTTTTTCCTACCTGACAAtttggagaaagagaagaaTAAGGCCCGAAACTGTAAGAAGCTTTCGACAAAATCAAGAAGCAAGATTTTCAAAGAGCATTTTCCTCGTAACGGCAGCATCTTTCTTGACATGGACACCTTTTCTGGTTATACACATCATCGTCTTGGTTACCGTGTATCTCCGCATTcctccatttgtttttttctgtatcGTTCTCGTTCATTTTAGCAACTCTTTTGTCAACTTTATTATCTACATTATTAGGTTTCCTAGTTacagaaaagctttgttttctttatgtcgATGTTCAGTACTTTAGTGTCTCCTATGAAGCTCCAATCAGTCCGAAACTTAAATCTTTCCAAAGCATTCCGCTCCTCCGGGCATTTGAACTTGTAATTGTTGGAATATTTTACTTGATTCTCGCCCGGCAGGTTGAAAGTGATGAGTTTGTTGGTCCTCTACTCtgttctgagaggtttttcccggattctccggttttcccctctcaccaaaaaccaacatttgatttgacttaTTGTGATtgagtttgatttgtagtctccttaGTTAGTAAAACCACGGTGCTCggctgattattattattattattattattgttattatcactattattatcaccACTACCAGTGGAGGCATGTCTGACGAATGTCAACGTTACTACAGTCGATTTGATAAGCTACTGGCAGTCAAGAAACAGGAGAGTTACGCTTCCACTATCGCATGGATTAGAACTCGAGACTCATTTGCCATTTTGAGGTCCGCATTGGTTTGAATGCGAGGTTCGCGTTCTAGGAGGAAAACTACTCCAAATATACAGGAGACTGATCTAGAACTAGAAGTCTTGGTCGCATGTAGATAGTTTATCCTACTGGAAATAGCGTTATCGTTCTGCAATTTTGACACTGACTTTATGGCAAAAagcattttaatattttataattttaaattttaatttttctctcttttatctTACTCGTTTAATAATTTGCAAATATAGAGTAAATAGCGTAGTTAgtacttttttaatttttacctgtaagatttaagtttgtatgaaaagtagtagatcatatattgtaaattaagtttgttttttagGAATTCTGttaataaagtttattattattatcattaaaattatgcagtaaaactatctgtatgcacaGTGTTAGAAAGCAACACAGGGCGCATAGCGTAGCCTGTGAGCTaagcgaaacttaaaataataataaaaaaataataatattaataataatttaacaataaaattttgcgataatatattataaaacatggcaCGACGTTTCGGCGTTTGCTTTaatcgcaaaattttattgttaaatgtttacgaaatctttacttattcgaataataataataaaaaataaataaataaaatatatatacatatataaaaatcaTAATCTAGGTGTCTAAAACTTATGCCGATAACTGTCCATGGCTAATCTATCAATCTTGATATTAACGTCATCATGTTACTACTTTGAAAGTTCTTGCAATATTGAGCGTCACCGATAAAACGGCCTTCTGCATTCTCTCTAAGACGTGAGTAGTCTTTCGCCCAACCAATGATTGCACACTAATCTCTGTCTCTTCCGACCACCCACCAAGCACatccatgatgatgttatactggtgCACCTCGTATCCTTTATATTTCTCCTTCAACTCCCACCTTAGTGGACCATACTTCATAGTTTTTTCCTCGCTCTTCTTCTCTCGATTACTtatccatgggcagctcatctctgTGGTCATGACTTTCTTGCTCACATGATTCACAACCCTCGCATCGACTCGGTTGGCTCGCACCTCCTGATGGTCTGCAAACACACGTACATCCCACCAAGCTTCTACTTGTTCTGACTTGTACACCGGCTTTGGCATCACTGGCGAGTACCACGGTGGTActtcttcaagaagatcttGGTCACGTAAGATCTCGTAGAACAGGACTTTTAAAGCCATGTTATGTCTAAACAAATACTTGTTCTGAGCTAGTGCAATACACCCGGCCAGGATGTGCGGGACACTTTCTTGGGCATGAACACACAGCCTACACTTCACATCCCCAGAACAGCTCGTGTGTGTCTTTTtgctaaaatataactttgtggACAACAATTGCTCGTATATTTCAAACGCACCTGCAATAGTGTACGAGGGGCACGATTTCCatttgctcaaccaactgaaacACCCATTCTTGCACAACTGTGAATCAGACTTCCTCTCAATTAGCAGCTTTCCCTGCCATTCTAATCCACGTACTTCCCTTTCAAGCTTTTCCTCCACACATTGTTTCAACACTTCCTTGACACGATGCGATGGAATGATCTCTCCG
This genomic interval carries:
- the LOC136888104 gene encoding adenosine receptor A3-like; translation: MMDFYEWNPFWATCFSVMAFLIIVGNSLTIATLLRKNFRKRPQFLLISLAFADLLVGCATVLYVIVQFGFIALWFVLDIFDMFAGFSSIFHLAVISLERLHATVRPFRHRQLSLKPYWVAIATPWVLSSSVATLMLTRFRGMLRGVPLIIVIICLTTPLLITCFSYLAIWRKRRISPENVRSFRQNQEARFSKSIFLVTVASFMTWIPFLFFNIMATLHLIPESAGFCIKLLQFSNSVVNFVIYIVRFPSYRKALFSLCRFSGF